The following nucleotide sequence is from Drosophila simulans strain w501 chromosome 3L, Prin_Dsim_3.1, whole genome shotgun sequence.
aaaacaatttcacgATTTGCTACTATAATTAATTGagtataatttattaaaagcacAAAAGCTGGGGgaaatgaaatgtttataaaaagtGGTTAAAAAACATTACTTCAAGATTATGCATAGAACAGTTTATATTTTCATGCCAAAACTGtcttacaaaataaaattaaaatcttcaaATTAATAAACCAACCATATATGATGCAAGGTCATTGAAGGTCATCACTTACAATGTTGTCAAGTCCAAGAGCAGTTTGAAAAGCTCATTTTGAAAAGCTTCCGGTTTATTGGACAAATAAGCAACCAGAGCTGTGATTATGCCGCAGTCCGcaatttttcaacatttaatCAAAGAAAGGACATTGAGACCCCCGTCGATGGAGGAGATTGTGACGATGGGGATGCCATCCTGGGTCTCTGCCCTTCGTGTGCTCTGACCGGACACTTTGGCGATTGGGTGACTTGTTCTCCCCTGAATGATGAAAACCCGGTTCAATGCCCTCTATATGCTAAGCCCTAGCAAGCTCTCAGcattattattcatttttagCCAGAGGGTGGCTTTCAATTTGATGCCAACTTGTCCTTGATTGAATAGCTAAGTTTTGCTAGAAGTGCGTTTCGCTTTCCTTTCACCGCAAAATTCTATTATTTCCGCCTGAATTTCAGTTGGTATAATAATGCGATTGCTAAGCAAGTTAAAAGacagcaaaatgaaaaacaaaactatcAGACCCGGAACATATTTTGATTATGTCAAAGAGAAAGGCAGCAATTTGGATTTGAAATGCGACCTTTGGGGTCACTACATTGCTTTTGTATGGCTGGTACTTCAATTTACTTGTCACATTTCCGCCAAAGTCTTGCCCAACTTTTCTCATTTCGGTTGTCGCTGTTGTGGATGCTGTGATTCATTTCTATTTCAATTGCTACATCAAAAAAAAggacttccgtttccgctggcGCAGCTTGAAGCTTGCAGCCAAAAAGTTTACGAATACCATTTCTACGAAAGCTCCTTTAGCGACGATCCACACAGACATCGTTGTTAAAAGAATTCGATTTAGCACCAGAAATATAAAAGTTGTTTATTTCTAATTTTGTATAcatattatttctttatacAAAAAGAGtagttcatatttttaaagattAAGGAAAATTCGAAGTGGAAGGTCCACATAAGATTACAAACTCTAGTAACTCTCTTTAATCCGATTACCAAATTAAAAGTTGTATGTTTTTGTATCTTAGAGTATAAACTTTTGTTACTTAATAGcctttaatttggtttttcggAGAAACTACACTGCGTATCCTTGCCTTAAACTTAACGAAAGTATTCTCAGCGGTCAGAAAGTCAATAAGATATCCAACCCTAATTTGCATGCACGATGATTGTGTAATCCGAGCGGAAACCATCCCACCGTTAGACTAAGCCACTTAAACAGAATGCTTCATTTGCCCACTACGTGGTATTGggccacgctgcgtatacgtaattaaTGGCCCTGGGCCTTGATGAACATGCGTCAATTTACCCAACCTAACCATTTCGCTTTGAAAACTCTTGGTTTCTTAGCCCAATATTAATTTCGACTTGTTTGCTGTTGATTAGGGACTCTGTTGTCCACATCAATGAATTGTGGTAAAGTTTGAAACTTAATAAAACAGTGTAGAACTTGAATATGGCAAagttaaaattgaaaacagaaaatgtttggtttttatgttttttgtttttaatttatttatattaaaaaataggTAATATTGTCGTTGTCTTTTCTAGGAAACCATCCTTTCAGCACAACTATAACCAGCAGTCCTTAACTCTTTGGAATGACAGTTTGCTTATGTAGTGGCAATTTGAAAGCAAAGTGGTAGCGGGTCTAGTATTATCCATTATTCGATTATAGGTAATCGTACCCCTGACTCGACGACCCTTCCTTTTCTCGGTTCGATACGCTACCCCTAGGTAATGATAAACTCAGTGCGGATACGACGGCGGTTACCTGGGATGTTATTGCAGACAATTGTAAGCTATTGACATTTCAATTGTCTTTTATTATTGCCAGGACCGAGGACACAAGACTGGAAAAGGGAGTGATACCGACGACCctcatttaaattacaaaaaaaatggagggggggaaaaaacaaagaaacaatGAGAAAGTAACACACGCATGCAATGAAagcaaaaatttgcataataatagCAATTGCACTCGCTTCAGGTATTAAAGACCCTGTCCCCGACCAATCTTCAACTGGAttggaaatgcggaaaaaaagaaagaagtaatgcaaaaaaaaagaaaaatgccaGGGAAGAGGAGGAGGTTGTATAGAAAGGAATAAGCAAAATGTAGGGAATCCAATTTTCACCTAATGTCGGTGGCAGCTTCAATCCGAGTACATCAACGTCCCCTTCGATTGAAACGACTGCCATTTCCATGAAATAAGAAAATAGTCGCAATTGCTTCGAGCTacttttatttcgcttttgttattttttgtttcaaagTATCAATTTGTgtatcattaaaataatttgatttcccTTCCACTCGACAAGAGTGCGACCCTAACCGAAAGGTAAGGGGTTTCGACTTTGACTTGACGACCTCATTTGGTACGCATTCAGCTGGCAGGGTTTCCTACCATCCTCTCCAAAATTCCCTTCCTATTATCTTCCTGCAATATTACAGAACCCTAATTAGGACCTTCCCAGCGGATATAGAAATGGGTTTTAGTGGCATCTTAGATTTTTAAGGCGATTGCTAttgttatttgaaatttaattggaacAAAAATGTCCACAACAATTTCATAACTACCTTGTGCTACCAAAACTGTTTACATCTTTCACTCGATTGTATATTCAACGATTAAATTTTGCAATATAGAATTTATGAATGGGTAACACATGGAACAAGTGCGGAAAACCTAAGAAGGACCCAGCATCTTCTCGGGACGCACCCACTCGTTGAAGTCCTTCTCCGATATGCCGGCGTTCAAGGCCTCCACCTTCAGAGTAGTTCCATTCTTGTGCGCCGCCTTGGCGATCTGGGCGGACTTGTCATAGCCAATGTGCGGATTGAGTGCTGTCACCAGCATTAGCGACTCATTCacgatcttggccagcttctcCTTGTTGGGTTTAATGCCTTTGACGCAGTTGCAATTGAAGCTGATGCACCCATCAGCTAGAAAATACAGCCCATTAAACTATATATTTccattattttatataaaaacctACCCAGCAGCTTGATGGAACGGAGCACATTGGATGCAATCAGTGGCTTGAAAACGTTCAGCTCGAAGTGTCCATTGGCACCGCCGACGGAGACGGCCACGTGGTTCCCCATCACCTGGGCGCAGATCATGGTCATGGCCTCGCACTGCGTGGGATTCACCTTGCCGGGCATGATAGAACTGCCCGGCTCATTCTCCGGCAGAAACAGCTCGCCAAGTCCGCAGCGTGGTCCTGATCCCAGGAAACGTATATCATTGGTGACCTTCATCAGGCTAACAGCCAGGACATTGAGCGCTCCATGCACCTCCACCATGGCATCTCGGCAGGCCAGGGCCTCGAAAAAATTGGGCGCCACCACGAATGGCAATCCACTGAGCTGGGCAATCCGCTTCACACACTTCTCGGCGAATCCTCGGCGGGTATTCAATCCAGTTCCCACGGCGGTTCCACCCAGTGCGAGCTGATAAACTCGCGGCAGGACCGCATCGATTCTCTGCAACCCGTTGGTCAGCTGCTGGGCATAGCCACTGAACTCCTGTCCCAGCGTTAGCGGCACTGCATCCTGGGTGTGGGTGCGTCCGATCTTGATGATATCCTTCCATTCATTCGACTTGGCCTGCAGTGAATCCCGCAGAGCGGTAACCGCCGGACGGAGTTCCTTGGTCAGCGCAGTGGCCACCGCAATGTGAATGGCCGACGGGAAGGTGTCGTTGGAGCTCTGCGACTTGTTCACATGGTCGTTGGGATGCACTGGGTCCTTGGTACCAATACGTCCGCCCAGCAGCTCGATGGCCCTATTCCCGATAACCTCGTTGCT
It contains:
- the LOC6737662 gene encoding probable fumarate hydratase, mitochondrial, coding for MSSNKKVETRQESDTLGPMEVPMDRYYGAQTMRCLINFRIGGEEERMPRQIIQAMGILKKAAAETNQEFGLDPKLSTAISNAADDVISGKLYDEGHFPLPIWQTGSGTQSNMNSNEVIGNRAIELLGGRIGTKDPVHPNDHVNKSQSSNDTFPSAIHIAVATALTKELRPAVTALRDSLQAKSNEWKDIIKIGRTHTQDAVPLTLGQEFSGYAQQLTNGLQRIDAVLPRVYQLALGGTAVGTGLNTRRGFAEKCVKRIAQLSGLPFVVAPNFFEALACRDAMVEVHGALNVLAVSLMKVTNDIRFLGSGPRCGLGELFLPENEPGSSIMPGKVNPTQCEAMTMICAQVMGNHVAVSVGGANGHFELNVFKPLIASNVLRSIKLLADGCISFNCNCVKGIKPNKEKLAKIVNESLMLVTALNPHIGYDKSAQIAKAAHKNGTTLKVEALNAGISEKDFNEWVRPEKMLGPS